Proteins co-encoded in one Brassica oleracea var. oleracea cultivar TO1000 chromosome C4, BOL, whole genome shotgun sequence genomic window:
- the LOC106340661 gene encoding defensin-like protein 195 yields the protein MAIKPLSIFVVFFIFFLVISDMPETEAQDSKCLREYGGDVGFGFCAPRIFPTICYTRCRENKGAKGGRCRWGQGTNVTCLCDYCNDQP from the exons ATGGCGATAAAACCACTTTCCATCTTCGTTGTCTTCTTCATCTTCTTCTTAGTTATCTCTG ACATGCCAGAGACAGAAGCGCAAGATAGCAAGTGCTTGAGAGAATACGGTGGTGATGTTGGCTTCGGCTTCTGTGCGCCTCGGATATTTCCGACGATTTGTTACACAAGATGCCGTGAGAACAAGGGGGCTAAAGGTGGAAGATGCCGTTGGGGACAAGGAACTAACGTTACGTGCTTATGCGACTACTGCAACGATCAACCCTAA